aactcaaatttaaaagttatggaaaattcaattttaaagactaaattgaataaaatacaaaattttagtGAATATCCGGTAAATAGAATTGAactaatatatatttatagtatGCTATTAATTATTGTTtggaattgataattaaattaaattgtcatTTAAATTGAGATTTAAACTAATAGGAAGATACTTGCAGAAATGGAAAATTAGATTAGTCACTGACTGACATGTTGTTGATTAAAAGTTTGTAcggattttattatattaattttcagTTATTAAAGTGTTTTAATATCTTGTTtattaccgaattgttaagcatAGTATCAATATTCTTCTTCCTCTCGATTTCgtctcttttttcttctttctattCTGTCATTCCTCTCTCAAATCTTTTCTAGTTGCATGAGTAACTTCCACTGAAAACTGTTGGTGGTAGTGTGGAAGAAGACcaagaaaaagagagtgaaacaaaaaagaagaaaatttagaATCCATCTTTCTCATTTCACCACTTTTTTTTTAACAAGATTCTTGTACTTTATAACAGCTGAGTTGAATGGCAATTAAGcccttactttttttttatttcatgccATAACCCTTTAGGTACTATTAGTTTGTAGCTAACGACGATGGGGATACAATCTTCGGAAAGCAGAAGGATGAGGAGGCTGTTTTTCTTGTGGTTTTCTTTATAGAGATGGTATCCACTAGTACTAGTACCCAAATCAGCAAGTTCAAACCCAGTTGAAGCTCTTGAACAAGCCTGCTGTTAAATCCGTCAaattcagtttcttgtattagtATTTCATTTTCTCTCTCTCCCTTGCAAAACGCAAGCAGAGTATAAGTTTAAGGCAGACTTTAGCAATGTGGTTTTCTATGCACGATTTTTTATGTTTTCATGGTTTAGCTTGTTGAAGCATTTTGAGACTTTGTTGTGAACTTATTGGTTGGAACTCTCAATAAAGATCGGCGAAAAAATCACAGTAAAAAACCAATAGTGGACGTGTTGAGGGCCGGACCCCTCAACAGTAGTGTTATTAATTGGACAAATGCGTAGGGATTTAATTTCAAAAGTTTTAAGAATATAAGGATTGGGAGTAGAATTAGACCTTACAGTTACAGATATGATATAAAATGAAAAGCAGGGGAGTATTATATGTAGaggaaagggaaaagaaaaaggaagagtGTTATGGACAATGATGGTTTACTCAGGGGAAATGGAGGCTTCACTTCGTTTCGAAGGCAAAGCAGCGGTTTGTGAGTGCACCAGTATTGACCACAACACTTGAGAACTTCCTCGCATGGGCATGACTTCACATCCTTGTACAGGATGTATATACCTCTTCCTGCACCTCAAACGAGTTTCGATTGAAGGCGATTCCAGAGCCTCTTGAATGGGGAGAAGAGGGAACGAAACACTCCATTTGGAGAAGTGAGTCTGGCACTCTTTAACTCATTGGTAGGTGAGGAGTTGGAAGGAAATTAAATACAAAAGAGGGGATTTAAAAAAAGACAATGTAGGTTTGCTGAGAGAGGTTAGTTGTGCGCTTCAAATTCTCCATGTTTCCTAATTTCCACAGCAATTATGCAATTAAATTTCAACATGTTATAATATCTGGGTGGTGTGTCTTTGTCACGCAAGTTCTATTATTTGATTTAACCCCAAATTGTAGTAACCTCCTTGTAGGGTCATAGTTTCACacttggatatatatatatatatacatatatatttatgaacaaaatatgaatgagtaataaaataaatgtgaGAAAGTTGAAACCTAAACAATTTGAATAAGCCAATGCCTCCTCTACCGTGAAATGGGTATGGGCTAAAAAGCTAAATAACTACAACATTATATATATTGAAGGTAAAATGAAAATAGAAGATATGTCTGCCTAATTTGTCAAATAGCATTTGGTTAATTACCTCAAGAAAGGATTTCAATTGAAAAGTGAAGTTGAAGGTTTTGAGCAACCTTATATAATTTTTTCATCTTAATTATTTAGCACTGATGTTTATTTAATAGATTTGGGACAAAATGTCATTTATAGTTAACATCAACTAAATTGGAACccaaacatacatacatacatatatatatatatatatatatatgactgcTGTTCAGCCATCATTGAGTGCCCGAATCCAGCCTTTCTTGTCCATCTTCCATGTAATAACAATCTTTGGTCCTCCCACACCCATCTTTATTTCGCATATTTTTTTAGCTAAGAATGAGGTAAATTATGAACATGAAGACAACTCTATTGCAAATTATGAACCCATGCGAAAATAAATGGTTTaaatcttcatattttcttttaaaattttatttaaatttcttcATTGTTGATTTAGCATTTCTTTTAAATGCAAAataactttttaattaattttatcaatttagttctacatgaaaattttaaattttagttttccaACTAAAATCCTAtttcaaaaattatgaaaatataaaatttctataaaattttaatttttattgaaaatatgaaaatattttactttttaattttaaagaattcctatttttttaaaaggttaacCATGACAGTGGCAAAATTGCgagataaaaatatttaaataataaatttaacacttaaagtttatatatttttattaatatggcCCTATTCTTTTCGTTAAATTTGATAATTAACTTATTAAAAAATGTTAAATCATTTTTCTTTAACAAAAATACTAACTAGAACATTATTTTTCTAATGAAGTTGATATAAGTAAATTTAACACCCCTGACTCAACCTGGTTGCCAAATCTAAATGCATGACTCCGTTACATTGCCGAAGCAACTCAAACTATCTCAATTCATTTCATCAAATAATATGACATTCCATTGAGAGCACTAAATATGACACCCACACTCAATCCGATCATTAAATCTAAATGTGTGATGTCACATTATGTTGTCGAAGCGACCATCTTAATTTATTTCAACAATTTTGGCATTCCATCATAATAATTTCCATACATTCACAACTATAAACATAGACATGAGTAATCAATATTAAGTGATCTATTTAAAGTatttcaaagttaaatgaaatcaATTACGAAGTTAAGATTTGGATCCGAACTCAATGTGTCAAATTCAACAATGTATATTAAGACATTGAAGTTCATGTCTCAAGACTTGATCCCGAGACATAGCTCTCCTATATCATACCCCTAGCTTTGATGTTTAAGTCTTAAGGCAAGAAACAAGTCACCTAACAATTCACGTATACTTTATGCTAACATTACATTATTTGTCTTATGTGGACACTTATAAatatctaaaaaatataaaaattaatcaaaattaaaaaaaaatttaaaaggttcataaatattcaaaaatattAGCATAAAAATACACATAAATTGCGATGCAAACTATTATGTAAAAAAAACATTTTAGCCCGTATCTCCGTTAAACAAAATTAATTTTACTCTTTTTAAAAAAAGTTAAGggtcaaaatcagcttttctttaaAAATTGAATGCCGAATTTAGCTCAAAAGAAACAATAAAgttcaaattgacaaaaataaataaataaaattaaataaaagatatATCCTTTAAAGCGAAATTTGTACAAgatctaaattttaatttaaaaaaagtataaaaaccttttacacattaaaccaaaaccaaaataacaATGACAttaaaccaaaccaaaccaaaatAACAATGATACAATTTTGATACTAATTCAATTTTTTTCCAATATTAGTACGCAACAGTTAATATCAAGACAGTACCTGAAGAGCTCTTCTCGATGTTTCAAGATAACGAGGACCATTATTTGCCAGACTGAGTGTCCTGTAAATAACTCCATGAGTGGTAACCACAAAACTTGGTTCATCAAGTCAAATATATACTATCTAAGACTGCAAATCCAGCTGCAACCCCTCCTTCGTTCGATGATGATACCTTGGTCCTCATCAAGTAGCCACATTGGTCATTCATGATGACACTCTCCTTGTTCCTGCAAGTGCAAACTGGTGACTCTCCGGTGCATCCAAAATGAGAAATGTTGAGAGTAAAAGGGTAAAGCTTTAAAGATGTGAAATCCATTTCAAATGACGTTACCAGACTCTTCATTTTCCTGAAGTATCATTTTAGATATTTGTGTTCGACACATAACACATGGATATATAAATATGACCTTCCAAAGATCCTATAAATATAAGGAAAAACTTTGGGCATATTAAACCTACCCATGTTGGTTATATACTCACATCCAACACTTGCACCTGAATCCGAGTAACataattttgaatattttcttttccttttattcCCATTCGGGATTGATAAGTAAAGGGAGAATTTAACACAATTTGTATGTAAACGACACAAACTGCAGTGAAGGGGTGAAACTTACTACTAAGATATACCTTAAGTAAGCACTGTATACCCCAAGCTCTGATATGGCATGATCTTTACGACAAATGCCATCACGAATCAAAAATGTGGGAGAAACAGCTGGGAAAATCCTCTGCATAAGTATATAAGCAGCATCTTCTTCAGACCCTTCCTTTTGCAATCGTAGAAGGGTTTCTTTCACATCATCACCATAGATATTGTTCCCTGAAGTGGAGCCGAAGACTCAATTCTCAACTAAAAGAATAACAACAATGAAGAACAATATTTATATTCTAAAGTTTTTAAGATATAGAACCTCCTCCTTCTCTTTGGGGCTTCATGACAAATAACTCAGGTTTTTCTATTGCTTTCTTGGTGATGTCTGAGTCAACCAAACTCCACAGTCCAGCAAAGCACTTCCGCAGTTTGGCGGTATCCTCTTTGCTCTCAAGGAACCTACATGCATggagaagagaaaaataaaagacaTACAACTCGAGGTAATTGCTCACTAAAAATTTAGACTAATATTATTGCACTATCAAGAAAAAAGCACGCTATAATCTTCCAATAGCCTAGCTCCAAAAATTTTGGAGTTGCCACTTTTTCCCTTGAATAAACAGTAAATGCAATGAAGTTTTGAGATTTCGTGTGAAAGGGAAAAAAGTTTACTACATAATTATAAAGCTAAGCAACCTCTAGTCACTGGCAATAAATCTTTCAAGAGGATGTTTCTAAGTCTAACTCAGTTAAGTGATAAATCCATTGATAACTTGGGTAGAATATTGCTAAAACATTATTTGTAGAGAAACTATAGAATTATTTACCTCTCAAGCACATTAGGTTTTGCAAGTTCTTGTTGAATCTTCTTAGTTCCTGCTAAATGATATGATATTGATGGGCACTTGATAGCTGAAGATTGCTCCATTAGCAGTCGAGCTCTCCACTcctaaaaattgtaaatgtaacAAACACATCAGAGGCACAAACAGGAAAAAAATAAGTCTAATGATGCTGTAATTGGCAAAGGTGAACACTTCACAGTGTATAAAGTctgaaaatgacaaaaaaaaaaaaaaaacgaatccATCAAAGTCATACTAGTGATAGTGGCTATTTTAGAATAACATGAAAAGCAAACCATCAAAATCGTGTGTGTGACAAGGAGcaaaaagaaaaaggttgaaTTGCTTACTGATTCTGAAGGATAGTCAATAGGTGCATACCCTGCTCTAAAATAGACAACTGCAACTGCTTGGCCACCTCTACAGGTGCAAGAATTTCAGACATTAACACAGGAGGCTGGGCATGCTAATTCTAGAATCTAATAAGAAAAATCAACTCCATGCAGTAGTATGAAGATACATACACAAGAAATGTGCCATCAGGCAGAAGTTGGCCTTCGCTATCAATTTCAGCCAGTGTTTTCCTGATAGTTCTCACATTATATGTGATACCAAGCTAAGGAATGCAATGCCAAGTGAGCTTGGGATCAAAGCTTTCTaacttataataataataataataacgatCTAAACATGTTTACTACAAAAAGGTTTTACCATATTTGTTCAACCAATAGACATAAAGGTTAAAGAGGATATCTTTCCTTCAACACTGTACAAAGCCAATGCTGGTCATACATATTGCGTTCTTCAGTCTGAACAACAATCATAGCTACAGCCCTGTACACCTCAAAAAAAAGATATTATAAGCAGCAACATGACTTCAATGGTTGCAGGAAGACAAGAACCATCAGGGTATATTCTTTGAAAGTTAACCTGGGGTTATTATATTCAGTCCAAGCTTTAGCCAATGCCTCAGCAAACTGCCCAGTTGCAGTGTTTCCTGGGATCCTTTTAGAATCTAAACCAAGGTCTTCTCCATAGTCATTAAGTAGGGTCCTGCAAAATGACTAGCAATGGTTGAGAAAAAACTTGTTGATAATTTAGTTTGCTGAACAATGCATAAGCAATTCAGAATATCTTTCAAGCTTTTGCATCAGTACACCAACAAATATTTCTATTACTCCTTTATGCTGCTATAATTCAAATATTAGGGGCATAATGAAAGTGCAACATTGATATTAAGTTTCACACCTACAATGATTATGTTTTTTTCAATTAGGGTTAGCAGTAAACATAGGCTAATGAAACTTTCTCTAGTAATTGATCACTACCAGAGTAAAAACCCTAACAAAGAACCTTGACTATAATTATAAGACATCTATGCCTCagatttttctttgcatggtaaAAGAACACAGTACCTAATTCCCCAAAATTAAACTCATTTGAAGTGACAAGAACAAACACGCACCATTTGAATGCCTTTCTCAATAAGGTTCCTTCAATATGGAAATTACAGCACATAATATTCAAACTTAGGCAAACAAAAATGAAGTTATGATGGAGATACTTAGGTAAAATGTTTATTGGCTCAACCTGTGAAGGTCAGTCACAAGACAACCAAGACCAGCAAACGAagatgaaattgtgttaaactCTATTTGGAGGAGTAATTTAGTTTTCTCATCAAGCATGTAATCTGATCGATGCAAACCCAAGCGAATTTCCTGTTTCAAAAACTGAATATGATTAGAATCTTACGTGTAATAAAAACAAGGCATTGATTTCCACATTTAGAGCAAATCATTTGGAAAATATACGAAAACAATTTAATATGTACCGATGATTGACCCTATAGTACTTGTTTCATCTTACAAAAAACATAATATCACTAAATCTTTCAAAAAGAATTCCATTCTTATAAACAAGTTTTACCAATCTTTAACACACCAGGGAAAGATAAGAGCTTATTAAGTAGCTTCTTGTTCTTAATAGGACCTAGTTTACAGCTTATTGCAGAAAGGAAAATTGAAACACTAGTTGAAAAAGTGACAAAAGGTGAGATGAACGAAAGGGAGGTGCACAGAGATACTAGGAGTACATCTCAGTCTGGACATTAAAACACTCCACTGCCTAAATCAAAATGAATCCTTCCCACATTATTAAAAACCAAATATCCATAAATGTTACCCACTTACCTCTTTCTTGTTCATTTCTAGTATCTTGGAATGAATGTCTAAAAGTCTAGAGGTAAAAGCATCCACTTTTTTTGTCCTGCAATGTTAAGCATTGACAATATCAACTTCAAGCAAACAGTATTCCCACAGGACAAGTTGAATTATGATTCAGAAACTTGCACATCACTTAGTTGCAGTTATAAGAACAAAGCCTGTGCATAACAACAAAACCATTGAGGGAGAGTGAGAGCATACCTAGCTAGGGAGTCTTGCAGAAACTTTCCATCTAAACTTACACGATCGATTAGTTCATTGAAAATTGGAGCTAGTTCACATGCTTGTTTCCAGTAAGATTCTGGAAATGACGTGGGCAACAAAGCAATTGGAGCGTGCACCATGCCAACACCAGGTAGTTTCCCAGACCTCTGCAATTAGACCCAGCCCATCGAATTCAAGCACACAAAAACAAATATAACTCACACCTTTAACTTAGAGCATCTTTCCCTAACTCCCTAAATTCAAATTATGATGTCAACCAGATgtaaaaaaaatagtaataataacatcAAAAGATGGTGACAGAATTGCAAACGAAATTCATTTCAATGAGAAGAATCCTAGCAAAGTAGTGGGGATGAAAATGAACCAACAATTACAAAATAATAGGGCACAATGATGATTTTAGGACGATCATATTTACTACAGTTAACAGTTGATGGACTAAAAAGTTCCATAAAATCAAAACGCAAACAAATTGTGCAATTTAAGTTCAAATTTTGGCTTCTCGTTCACCGAAAAACGAACATCAAGAATGAAATTGCTTCAACCATATTCTTCCTGTAGTTTTTTTTTCTCAGTTTAACATACAATTATCAACATGAACGCTGAATATGAGGGTAAATacagaaattaaaagaaaaaaagaagaagaagtaaGTAATAAAAAACTAATGTATGGTAAACCTGATCATTTCTGTCACCAACAAGAAGGCCATGAAGAGAACTCCAAACAAGAGCATCATATACAATCTTTTGAATCAAGCCGTCATCAATACCATGACGATCAACAATGGGTTTTCCTGCTGCAGCAATACCCTTTTCGATTTCCATCTCCCCAGCCACTCTTGCGCAGTTTAAAGTCCCAATTTTTAGAACAGCAAAAGGCGATTGTTTTTTTGTGGGAAAGAGAGGCTTTTGCCGGTTGGAATTGGAAAAAGAGGTTGTTTTTGGTTGTGCTATAAAAGCAGTAATACAAAGTGAGTCAACCGAACAAGAAGAAAGGGAGGAATGGCCAACACCCATTTGGACGCTTTTCCTGGTGTCATTCGGAAATACTAATAAGGAACCGTATCTGAAAAAGTACGCTAGTTATGGGAATAATGGTAAATGTGTAAATACTTTGATTATAggtatattaaataattaaacgttatctttaaaattaataattaacaacataaacctacaagttaaattaaaattcattttaaaaataaaatatttttctcaccaaattttatatatatatatatatatatatatacactattagAAATCATaccacatgtgtatatatataaaaccatAAATTTAGAATACAAGTGCTTGTtttaaaataacatacaataaaagATTTTAATGTTTGTATTGagaaaatattttttcttttgtttgtcgCTTGACACGGGTTTTCGTCTGTCGCTTCACACGAGTCTATTAAAGTTCTAGGATTTTATTTTCTTGTGAGTTTTTGTGAGGGTTTTTTGTATTCATGTGCTATGGAGAAGGAACTGGCTAATCTGAATTTGCTTGATGAGGAGGAAGATGTGTTTAGGGAGGAGGCCCCAGTGGTGGATAATGAGTACCAGTTCTGTCTGGTGAGGCAATGTTTAACAGATAGTGCGgtacatttgtaacacccctacccgtatttattgccggaataggtacgaggcattaccagagtttactgaacatttttagataattctgagtcatttattattcatattttgaaaataatcataacgtctctttattgggcccttgaagccccaaacatacattaaaaaccaaccggaattaaatcgggatcataaaaaaattcgcaaaatcttaaattttattttcatctaagtacttactatttcaatgcttcttataattaaacatgttaccattcaatcaatagcttgacacttgtctaagcgtcaagccacatcattgttagtatacttgcacatatttcatataaattcaacattgatatacttattttctcgacaagtcacacttgagtttaataattgtctttacttgcataatttccttgtatcaacatatcaaagataatcatatatgtacatgtcatgaaacatatcattctcttaccgtttcttcataagtatatatcaatcatttcattatatcaatatttcatgctccatcatttccatatattttatgtatatttattccgtaaagtttatatcaaactaaacataaattatattccatgtacttattcttatttcgtttatctatcttcataattatttcatataactattttgtacatatatttccatatgaccaattcttgtaaacatttcacacaaccattttatATAACCATTCTCCATCTGatgcatattacctgaatatcaattgttcaatagatgtcatcgcgtctctcatccacggtcttatttatctttgacatgatgccatagtgtctttcaactatggtcttactcatttttcgtcatgttgccatggtatctttcaaccatggtcttattcatttcatatcacgttgtcgtggtatctttcaaccatggtcttattcatttccgtcatgttgccatggtatctttcaaccatggtcttattcatttcatatcgattgccatggtatctttcaaccatggtcttacacatttcatatcgagagcacactccatgaacctcatccttgcagcgggattaccggtcgagctaaatcccgcaacgacaattactctaatgagcttggatccgaattacgGTCAAAGCTAAATTGACCTAATTGATTACCGtctggctaaatccattttccacatattcttcggagggctatatcggtAGGATCACCcttccggctagatcctttttaccgtcaattccttctcAGAGATCCATtgaaatttcctttcattcaaccgggatttcttcccctttttatcaaatatatcaatgtttcatatattttcatacaatgaactttcaaatcatattcacatcaataacatacatttcaagcatttaagaatataattcaagttatacgaacttacctagcgaaATTGCAAAAAAATCAAGATTCagggacattttggtaatttaccattttcccaattttcactcgatcttaaattgacaatttcattcaatttattaatttggataataaaacaattcattcccttcaatttggttattttgacatttttataaaattgccccctgaagttttacttttattcaatttaatccttaagcctaaaacatgcaaattagccatgctagctgaatattcatatatattttcctcctcctcctcctcctctccattccacatccttaatgtatataacacaatTGGAAGTAAcatcatctataatttttattatttacttttatgaatattcaaactgtccatctatgtcatagtcactaaattatttatatctagagctatagagctccaaattaagatccgctaattttccctgaaactagactcatatatatttcttccataaaagtttcagaatttttggtttagccaataagtacagtttattctttaaatttacccctattctgttgtttgacagttctgacccttcttcactaaaaattaattatctcctcttaCAGAATTAAAATGATATTCctgtttatttatattgaaaatagactcattaaagattctaaaaatataaatttaagcccctaattatttctatccaattttttatgattttcaaaagtca
This is a stretch of genomic DNA from Gossypium arboreum isolate Shixiya-1 chromosome 11, ASM2569848v2, whole genome shotgun sequence. It encodes these proteins:
- the LOC108470560 gene encoding glutathione synthetase, chloroplastic, which produces MGVGHSSLSSCSVDSLCITAFIAQPKTTSFSNSNRQKPLFPTKKQSPFAVLKIGTLNCARVAGEMEIEKGIAAAGKPIVDRHGIDDGLIQKIVYDALVWSSLHGLLVGDRNDQRSGKLPGVGMVHAPIALLPTSFPESYWKQACELAPIFNELIDRVSLDGKFLQDSLARTKKVDAFTSRLLDIHSKILEMNKKEEIRLGLHRSDYMLDEKTKLLLQIEFNTISSSFAGLGCLVTDLHRTLLNDYGEDLGLDSKRIPGNTATGQFAEALAKAWTEYNNPRAVAMIVVQTEERNMYDQHWLCTVLKERYNVRTIRKTLAEIDSEGQLLPDGTFLVGGQAVAVVYFRAGYAPIDYPSESEWRARLLMEQSSAIKCPSISYHLAGTKKIQQELAKPNVLERFLESKEDTAKLRKCFAGLWSLVDSDITKKAIEKPELFVMKPQREGGGNNIYGDDVKETLLRLQKEGSEEDAAYILMQRIFPAVSPTFLIRDGICRKDHAISELGVYSAYLRNKESVIMNDQCGYLMRTKVSSSNEGGVAAGFAVLDSIYLT